GATACAGTCATTTCAGAAATTAAAACTACTGAAATAGAAGAAGGTCAGAGATCGATGAAACTGAAAATCCTGAACTTTATCTATATAATAGAGAAGGATTTTCTAGTTGAAAAAGGGGAATGAATTGCTTTTCCCGTTAATCAATTTATAAGATTATACTGATTTGCTAAAAAAATGCAATCTTTATGCTACAATGTGCCCTCTTTAAATATATCGCCAGAGCTAAATACATGTCCCGCGCCTTAAGAAATATAGCCATTATTGCCCACGTTGACCACGGTAAAACAACCATGGTGGATAAATTATTGCAGCAGTCTGGTGCATTTGCATCACACCAACTGATTTCCGAACGTGTAATGGATAGCAACGATCTTGAAAAAGAGCGCGGCATTACCATTCTGGCCAAAAATACTTCGGTCAACTTCGAAGGCACTCATATTAATATCGTAGACACACCGGGTCACGCTGACTTTGGTGGTGAAGTAGAACGAGTTCTTTCTATGGTTGATGGTGTTTTGTTGCTTGTGGATGCTGTTGAAGGTCCAATGCCTCAAACTCGTTTCGTTACCAAGAAAGCTCTGGCGTTAGGCTTGAAGCCGATTGTTGTTATTAATAAGGTTGATCGTCCAGGCTCACGGCCTGACTGGGTTGTGAACCAGACATTTGAATTGTTTGATAAGTTGGGTGCAACTGAAGAGCAACTGGATTTCCCCGTTATATATGCTTCTGCATTGAATGGTTTTGCAAAGCTCGACATGGCTGAAGAAAGCGATACCATGCGCCCATTGTTTGAAACCGTACTCAAACATGTACCTGCACCATCTGGCAGTGCCGACGAGCCTTTGCAAATGCAGATCAGTGCGTTGGATTATTCCAGCTTTGTTGGCCGTATCGGTGTGGCGAAAATCGCACATGGTTGTTTACGTCCGGGTCAAGATGTAATGGTGATGCATGGTTTAGATGATAAAGGTAAAAAGGGTCGCGTTAATCAGGTACTGGGTTTTCGAGGCCTGGATCGCGTGTTGTTGGAAGAGGCTATAGCAGGCGACATCGTATTGATCAACGGTATTGAAGATATCGGTATCGGTGTGACTCTTGCCGACATGGCTAATCCGAAAGCATTGCCAATGCCTGCAGTAGATGAACCTACTCTGACCATGAATTTCCAGGTGAATACTTCACCTTTAGCGGGTACTGAAGGCAAGTTTGTAACCAGTCGTCAGATTCGTGACCGTTTACAAAAAGAATTGCTGACCAACGTTGCGTTGCGCGTAGAAGATTCGGGTGATAATGATGTGTTTTTGGTATCAGGCCGTGGTGAATTGCACCTGACCATTCTTGTTGAAAACATGCGTCGTGAAGGTTTTGAATTGGCTGTAAGCAAGCCACGCGTTGTGATGAGAGATATTGATGGTGTGAAATGTGAACCCTATGAAAATCTGACGATTGACGTAGAAGAAGCGAATCAGGGTGCTGTGATGGAAGAACTGGGTCGCCGTCGTGGTGACTTGCAGGACATGCAACCCGATGGCAATGGCCGTGTACGTCTGGAATACAAGATTCCTGCGCGTGGTTTGATTGGTTTTCAAGGTGAATTTCTGACGATGACACGCGGCTCTGGTGTGATGGCGCACGTTTTCGATGAATATGGCCCTGTTAAGGCTGATATCCCAGGTCGTCACAATGGCGTATTGATTAGTCAGGATAACGGTGAAGCGGTTGCTTACGCGCTGTGGAAACTGGAAGATCGTGGCAAGATGTTTGTGACACCAGGTGATAAGTTGTATGAAGGTATGATCATTGGTATTCATACGCGTGATAATGATCTGGTAGTGAATCCGATTAAAGGTAAGCAGCTGACCAACGTACGCTCCTCCGGGACTGATGAAGCTGTGCGTCTGACCACGCCAGTCAAGCTGACACTGGAATCTGCAGTTGAATTTATTGATGATGATGAACTGGTTGAAATTACACCTATTTCCATTCGTCTGCGTAAGCGCTATTTAACTGAAAACGAACGTAAGCGTAATCGTTAAACCTAATGTAACATCAGCCGCGAAGTGTGTTGAAATACTTCGCGGTCCTTTCTTTCCCTGCTTTACTTCTCGATACTTTAGCTGACGTTCTTCCTCCCCGGCGTTATAATGCTTTCGTCATTCATGGGGATTTATGCTCGATATTCTGATATATATACTTGCGCTTCTTATACTTTTAGCCCTGTTGTGGCTTGGTTTTAAACTTGCTTACCTGATCCGTTTGCAAAATGAAATGCCTGATGTAGTTGCACAAATTCTTGAAGAAAAGCACCGCGCCATGCTTTCCAATTTGCACGATGGGTTGAGTCGGCAGGGTGATCGGATGGCTGATGCGCTGATAGATAACTCTGAGCGTTTACGTGGTGTAG
This genomic interval from Sulfurirhabdus autotrophica contains the following:
- the typA gene encoding translational GTPase TypA — protein: MSRALRNIAIIAHVDHGKTTMVDKLLQQSGAFASHQLISERVMDSNDLEKERGITILAKNTSVNFEGTHINIVDTPGHADFGGEVERVLSMVDGVLLLVDAVEGPMPQTRFVTKKALALGLKPIVVINKVDRPGSRPDWVVNQTFELFDKLGATEEQLDFPVIYASALNGFAKLDMAEESDTMRPLFETVLKHVPAPSGSADEPLQMQISALDYSSFVGRIGVAKIAHGCLRPGQDVMVMHGLDDKGKKGRVNQVLGFRGLDRVLLEEAIAGDIVLINGIEDIGIGVTLADMANPKALPMPAVDEPTLTMNFQVNTSPLAGTEGKFVTSRQIRDRLQKELLTNVALRVEDSGDNDVFLVSGRGELHLTILVENMRREGFELAVSKPRVVMRDIDGVKCEPYENLTIDVEEANQGAVMEELGRRRGDLQDMQPDGNGRVRLEYKIPARGLIGFQGEFLTMTRGSGVMAHVFDEYGPVKADIPGRHNGVLISQDNGEAVAYALWKLEDRGKMFVTPGDKLYEGMIIGIHTRDNDLVVNPIKGKQLTNVRSSGTDEAVRLTTPVKLTLESAVEFIDDDELVEITPISIRLRKRYLTENERKRNR